A stretch of Microbulbifer sp. SAOS-129_SWC DNA encodes these proteins:
- a CDS encoding ubiquinol-cytochrome c reductase, producing the protein MNWLTAFGDWVDQRLPIYQAWDKHMGKYYAPKNFNLWYFFGVLSMLVLANQLITGIWLVMSYNPTAEGAFASVEYIMRDVDMGWIIRYMHSTGASAFFVVVYLHMFRGLMYGSYKPPRELVWIFGMCIYLVLMAEAFMGYVLPWGQMSYWGAQVIVSLFGAIPGIGDDLVQWIRGDYLISGITLTRFFSLHVIALPLVLVLLVVLHILALHEVGSNNPDGIEIKKNKDENGIPRDGVPFHPYYTVHDLVGVAVFLFIFCVVVFFFPEMGGFFLEHANFEEANPLKTPPHIAPVWYFTPFYAILRAVTMDIGPLTAKFLGLVAMGAAIAILFVLPWLDKSPVRSIRYKGFLPKALLLVFAAVFIVLGYLGVQPPTPERNFLAQVCTLFYFSFFVTMPVWSNPTAPKAIGSWIVCGVFALLFLWMALANFHASLFMGIVSLLLAVFFAALPWVTARDEVHPEPERVTSPSGTKTFVTLFGGLIVVGLLALIPIKAVGAESEAELDHINIDLHDQPSLQRGAKYFVNYCMGCHSVNFSRWERVATDLGIPDELMMKNLVLGDDKIGSLMTIAMRPEDSKTWFGAAPPDLTLMARARSPEYLYTYLRSFYKDDSRPTGVNNKVFPNVGMPHVLMELQGLPECAPGPKREHGHVVRDDMGNPIMDADCGSLKVKDVKGSMNEEQFDQAVYDLVNFMEYVAEPVKSRRTHIGVYVLAFILVFFIFAWLLNREYWKDVHH; encoded by the coding sequence ATGAACTGGTTAACCGCATTTGGGGATTGGGTAGACCAGCGCCTGCCGATTTATCAGGCCTGGGACAAGCATATGGGCAAGTATTACGCGCCCAAGAACTTCAACCTGTGGTACTTCTTCGGCGTGCTGTCGATGCTGGTGCTGGCCAACCAGCTGATCACCGGTATCTGGCTGGTGATGAGCTACAACCCCACCGCTGAAGGCGCCTTTGCCTCCGTCGAGTACATCATGCGCGACGTGGACATGGGCTGGATCATCCGCTACATGCACTCCACCGGCGCCTCCGCCTTTTTCGTGGTGGTTTACCTGCATATGTTCCGCGGCCTGATGTACGGCTCCTACAAGCCGCCGCGCGAGCTGGTGTGGATCTTCGGCATGTGCATCTACCTGGTGCTGATGGCAGAAGCCTTTATGGGCTACGTGCTGCCTTGGGGGCAGATGTCCTACTGGGGCGCCCAGGTAATCGTATCGCTGTTCGGCGCCATCCCCGGGATCGGCGACGACCTGGTGCAGTGGATCCGCGGTGACTATCTGATCTCCGGTATTACCCTGACGCGCTTCTTCTCGCTGCATGTGATCGCACTGCCGCTGGTGCTGGTACTGTTGGTAGTGCTGCACATCCTGGCGCTGCACGAAGTGGGTTCCAACAACCCGGACGGCATCGAGATCAAGAAGAACAAGGACGAGAACGGCATCCCCAGAGACGGCGTGCCCTTCCACCCCTATTACACCGTGCACGACCTGGTGGGTGTGGCGGTATTCCTGTTCATCTTCTGTGTGGTGGTGTTCTTCTTCCCTGAAATGGGCGGTTTCTTCCTGGAGCACGCCAACTTCGAGGAGGCGAACCCGCTGAAGACCCCGCCGCATATTGCGCCGGTGTGGTACTTCACGCCGTTCTACGCGATCCTGCGCGCGGTGACCATGGATATCGGTCCGCTGACCGCGAAATTCCTCGGCCTGGTGGCGATGGGCGCGGCGATCGCAATCCTGTTTGTACTGCCGTGGCTGGACAAGAGCCCGGTCAGGTCTATCCGCTACAAGGGCTTTCTGCCCAAGGCGTTGCTGCTGGTCTTTGCCGCGGTGTTTATCGTCCTCGGTTATCTCGGCGTGCAGCCACCGACCCCGGAGCGCAACTTCCTGGCTCAGGTGTGCACGCTGTTCTACTTTTCCTTCTTCGTCACCATGCCGGTGTGGAGCAATCCCACGGCGCCCAAGGCCATCGGCTCGTGGATTGTCTGCGGGGTGTTTGCGCTGTTGTTCCTGTGGATGGCGCTGGCGAATTTCCACGCGAGCCTGTTTATGGGTATCGTGAGCCTGCTGCTGGCGGTATTCTTTGCCGCGCTGCCGTGGGTCACCGCGCGCGATGAAGTGCACCCGGAGCCGGAGCGCGTTACCAGCCCGTCCGGCACCAAGACCTTCGTGACCCTGTTCGGCGGCCTGATCGTGGTCGGCCTGCTGGCGCTGATCCCCATCAAGGCAGTGGGGGCCGAGAGTGAAGCCGAGCTGGACCACATCAATATCGACCTGCATGACCAGCCGTCCCTGCAGCGCGGCGCCAAGTATTTCGTCAACTACTGTATGGGCTGCCACAGTGTCAATTTCTCCCGCTGGGAGCGGGTGGCCACGGATCTCGGCATCCCCGACGAGCTGATGATGAAGAACCTGGTGCTGGGGGACGACAAGATCGGCAGCCTGATGACGATTGCCATGCGCCCGGAGGATTCCAAGACCTGGTTCGGCGCCGCGCCGCCGGACCTGACGCTGATGGCTCGCGCCCGCTCGCCGGAATACCTCTACACTTATCTGCGCAGTTTCTACAAAGACGACAGTCGCCCCACCGGCGTGAATAACAAGGTGTTTCCGAATGTGGGGATGCCCCATGTGCTGATGGAATTGCAGGGCCTGCCCGAGTGCGCGCCCGGCCCGAAACGCGAACACGGTCACGTGGTGCGCGACGACATGGGCAACCCTATCATGGACGCCGACTGCGGCAGTCTGAAGGTGAAAGACGTCAAAGGTTCCATGAATGAAGAGCAGTTCGACCAGGCGGTGTACGACCTGGTCAACTTCATGGAGTATGTGGCCGAGCCGGTAAAGTCACGCCGCACGCATATCGGCGTCTACGTACTGGCCTTTATCCTGGTGTTCTTCATTTTTGCGTGGCTATTGAACCGCGAATACTGGAAAGACGTGCATCACTGA
- the rplM gene encoding 50S ribosomal protein L13 yields MKTYSAKPEAVKRDWYIVDAADKTLGRISAEIATRLRGKHKPEYTPHVDTGDYIIVINAEKVRVTGNKAKDKIYHSHSGYPGGLKSISFEKLIDKAPERTIQSAVKGMLPKGPLGRAMFRKLKVYKGSEHPHTAQQPIELSI; encoded by the coding sequence ATGAAGACATACAGTGCCAAGCCGGAAGCGGTAAAACGCGACTGGTATATTGTTGACGCTGCGGACAAGACTCTCGGCCGTATTTCCGCCGAGATCGCTACCCGTCTGCGCGGCAAGCACAAGCCTGAGTATACGCCCCACGTGGACACTGGTGATTACATCATCGTAATCAATGCCGAAAAGGTTCGCGTGACCGGCAACAAGGCCAAAGACAAGATCTACCACAGCCACTCTGGCTATCCCGGTGGTCTGAAGTCCATCAGCTTCGAGAAGCTGATCGATAAAGCGCCCGAGCGTACCATCCAAAGCGCCGTTAAAGGCATGCTGCCGAAGGGTCCGCTGGGTCGAGCCATGTTCAGAAAGCTGAAAGTCTATAAAGGCAGCGAACATCCTCACACGGCGCAACAGCCGATCGAACTGTCGATCTAA
- a CDS encoding glutathione S-transferase N-terminal domain-containing protein, whose translation MGVPTNKRSSMTFFSDGRSHYSHRVRIVLAEKGVSVDIIDVDPEDQPAELADLNPYNSLPTLVDRDLVLFETKVMMEYLDERFPHPPLLPVYPVARAQSRQIMYRIERDWCPLVDKILAGGKDAAAARKDLRDSLVGIAPMFTDLPYFFNEEFSLVDCCMAPLLWRLEQFEISLPKTKQAKPLQDYMDRLFSREAFQQSLTEYEREMR comes from the coding sequence ATGGGTGTGCCGACCAACAAGCGCTCCTCTATGACCTTCTTTTCCGATGGTCGCAGTCATTACAGCCACCGCGTCCGCATTGTGCTGGCGGAAAAAGGGGTATCGGTGGATATCATAGATGTAGATCCGGAGGACCAACCGGCGGAACTGGCGGACCTCAACCCCTATAACTCGCTACCGACCCTCGTCGATCGCGATCTGGTGTTGTTTGAAACCAAGGTGATGATGGAGTATCTGGACGAGCGCTTCCCGCACCCACCGCTGTTGCCGGTCTATCCGGTGGCGCGTGCGCAGAGTCGCCAGATTATGTACCGCATCGAACGCGACTGGTGCCCGCTGGTGGACAAGATCCTTGCCGGCGGCAAAGACGCCGCCGCCGCGCGTAAAGACCTGCGCGACAGCCTGGTGGGAATCGCGCCGATGTTCACCGACCTGCCGTATTTCTTCAACGAGGAATTCTCACTGGTAGACTGCTGCATGGCCCCGTTACTGTGGCGCCTGGAGCAATTCGAAATCAGCCTGCCGAAGACCAAGCAGGCCAAGCCGCTGCAGGACTACATGGATCGTCTGTTCTCTCGCGAGGCCTTTCAGCAGAGCCTGACCGAGTACGAACGGGAAATGCGCTGA
- a CDS encoding ClpXP protease specificity-enhancing factor: protein MTSNRPYILRAFYEWITDNRCTPYILVDTHLSGVLVPQQHVNEDGQIVLNISETAVAGLTMDNYAIRFNARFGGVPTDIQVPVGAVVGIYARENGQGMVFEAEETPEPPEPTPPTSLGSKKSAKKPALRVVK, encoded by the coding sequence ATGACATCCAACCGGCCGTATATCCTGCGCGCCTTTTACGAGTGGATTACCGACAACCGGTGCACGCCCTATATTCTCGTAGACACGCACTTGTCCGGTGTGTTGGTTCCCCAGCAGCACGTCAACGAAGACGGACAGATCGTGCTCAATATCTCCGAGACCGCCGTGGCCGGCCTGACCATGGACAACTATGCCATCCGTTTCAACGCCCGTTTCGGCGGTGTACCCACGGATATCCAGGTGCCTGTCGGCGCCGTGGTGGGTATCTATGCGCGGGAAAACGGTCAGGGTATGGTATTCGAGGCCGAGGAGACGCCAGAGCCGCCGGAACCCACCCCTCCCACCAGCCTGGGCAGCAAGAAGTCTGCCAAGAAGCCCGCTCTAAGGGTGGTCAAATAG
- the rpsI gene encoding 30S ribosomal protein S9 yields the protein MATTQYYGTGRRKTSTARVFIQAGEGKITVNGRTLDQYFGREVARMIVRQPLEKVDMVEKFDINVTVKGGGSFGQAGAIRHGLTRALMQYDEALRQPLRAEGYVTRDARAVERKKVGLRKARKKPQFSKR from the coding sequence ATGGCAACTACTCAATACTACGGTACCGGCCGCCGCAAGACTTCCACTGCGCGTGTGTTCATCCAGGCGGGCGAAGGTAAAATCACCGTGAATGGTCGCACCCTGGACCAGTACTTCGGCCGCGAAGTGGCACGCATGATCGTGCGTCAGCCGCTGGAAAAGGTCGACATGGTGGAAAAGTTTGATATCAACGTCACTGTGAAAGGCGGTGGTTCTTTCGGTCAGGCGGGCGCTATCCGTCACGGCCTGACCCGCGCCCTGATGCAGTACGACGAAGCGCTGCGCCAGCCGCTGCGCGCCGAGGGTTACGTAACCCGCGACGCCCGCGCAGTAGAGCGGAAGAAAGTCGGTCTGCGCAAAGCGCGTAAGAAGCCGCAGTTCTCCAAGCGTTAA
- the petA gene encoding ubiquinol-cytochrome c reductase iron-sulfur subunit: protein MSDDGVNVGRRRFLTAATSVVGGAGAVGIAVPFVASWNPSAKAKAAGAPVKYNISKLEAGQMVTVEWRGKPVYVVRRTDQTLENLPKVEPLLRDPMSKEPQQPPYVDPENRAIKPHTLVVVGICTHLGCAPMFRPDVGAADLAVEGHEWLGGFFCPCHGSKYDLAGRVFKGVPAPLNLEVPPYSYESDDVIIIGVDQEESA from the coding sequence ATGAGTGACGACGGTGTAAACGTAGGGCGGCGCCGTTTCCTGACCGCTGCTACCTCGGTTGTTGGCGGTGCTGGGGCGGTGGGCATCGCCGTACCCTTTGTCGCATCCTGGAATCCGAGTGCCAAGGCCAAGGCGGCGGGTGCTCCGGTTAAATACAATATAAGTAAACTCGAAGCCGGCCAGATGGTTACCGTCGAGTGGCGCGGCAAGCCGGTCTATGTCGTGCGTCGCACGGACCAGACTCTGGAAAACCTCCCCAAAGTGGAGCCGCTGCTGCGCGACCCCATGTCCAAGGAGCCTCAGCAGCCGCCCTATGTAGACCCGGAAAACCGGGCCATCAAACCGCATACCCTGGTGGTGGTGGGGATTTGTACCCACCTTGGCTGTGCGCCCATGTTCCGCCCCGATGTCGGAGCCGCCGATCTGGCCGTGGAAGGCCACGAATGGCTGGGCGGGTTCTTCTGTCCCTGCCACGGCTCCAAGTACGACCTGGCCGGCCGGGTATTCAAAGGCGTCCCGGCGCCGCTGAACCTGGAGGTGCCCCCTTACTCCTACGAGAGTGACGATGTCATCATAATCGGCGTGGATCAGGAGGAGAGCGCATGA